Proteins encoded together in one Penicillium digitatum chromosome 1, complete sequence window:
- a CDS encoding WD repeat protein translates to MHTLKAVASSTLSLPAENYIYSIVPSAPGIFAAISSDDSLRVFDAADLDRGTVISNATHNGVTALRSFAMGDAHLLATGGRDGKVKVWDVRAGNGSPVVEMETVKQSPVLSVACNPETNTIVAGTELVSSQAIVAFWDIRSPQEFRLRYVESHNDDVTELQYHPTRSNILLSGSTDGLVNIYDTTVTDEDEALVQVINHGSVHHAGFLSERTIFALSHDEHFSVYPATDPDDTSQEPEPVHFGDVRDPLGCEYVAQLCCGAQGPYIAAGNKIDNRLDLVPLVSSPSWKLDRDNLWRLPRAHCEEVVRSVYLDEQSQSVFTCGEDGFVRVWRPAEESDAPVQPGSSKARPKEKKKDRFKPY, encoded by the exons ATGCACACGCTCAAAGCAGTGGCCTCATCGACTCTGTCGCTGCCGGCGGAGAATTACATCTACTCGATCGTCCCTTCAGCACCGGGGATCTTCGCCGCCATCTCATCAGATGATTCGCTGCGAGTGTTTGACGCCGCCGATCTTGATCGCGGGACTGTGATTTCGAACGCTACGCACAATGGTGTTACCGCTCTGCGGAGCTTCGCCATGGGCGACGCGCACCTTTTGGCTACGGGTGGCCGCGATGGAAAGGTGAAGGTTTGGGATGTTCGGGCTGGAAATGGAAGTCCGGTTGTGGAGATGGAAACGG TGAAACAGTCGCCTGTTCTGTCTGTGGCTTGTAACCCGGAGACAAACACGATTGTTGCGGGAACGGAGCTTGTCTCTTCGCAGGCGATTGTTGCATTCTG GGATATCCGCTCCCCTCAAGAATTTCGCCTCCGATATGTGGAGAGCCACAACGACGATGTCACCGAG CTCCAATATCACCCGACGCGTAGCAACATCTTACTCTCCGGCAGCACGGACGGACTGGTCAACATCTACGATACGACTGTAACtgatgaagacgaagccCTGGTGCAAGTGATCAACCACGGCTCCGTACACCATGCTGGGTTCCTATCGGAGCGCACCATCTTCGCCCTCAGCCATGACGAGCACTTCTCCGTGTACCCAGCCACGGACCCGGACGATACCTCGCAGGAGCCCGAGCCCGTCCATTTTGGTGACGTGCGTGACCCACTAGGCTGTGAATACGTTGCGCAGCTTTGCTGTGGTGCGCAAGGGCCGTACATAGCCGCTGGGAATAAGAT TGACAACCGTCTCGATCTTGTCCCACTCGTTTCCAGCCCGTCATGGAAGCTAGACCGGGATAATCTGTGGCGCTTGCCCCGTGCTCATTGCGAGGAGGTTGTGCGCTCGGTTTATTTGGATGAACAG agTCAATCAGTTTTCACCTGTGGTGAGGATGGCTTCGTACGAGTATGGAGACCTGCCGAGGAGAGTGATGCCCCAGTTCAGCCTGGGTCTTCCAAGGCTCGccccaaggagaagaagaaggataGGTTCAAGCCGTACTAG